The following are encoded in a window of Rhinolophus sinicus isolate RSC01 linkage group LG12, ASM3656204v1, whole genome shotgun sequence genomic DNA:
- the RGS1 gene encoding regulator of G-protein signaling 1 yields MRLLALTLKSSRHADKQTFALSMMRAAAISTPRLDKMPGMFFSAPAKELKGTDPSLLEDKTPKRRPKTFGMDVKAYLRSMIPHLESGMKAAKSKDILSADEVMQWSQSLEKLLTNQTGQVVFGRFLKSEFSEENMEFWLACEDYKQTQSDLLRYKAEKIYKAFVHSDAAKQINIDFRTRESTAKKMKAPTPTCFDEAQKVVYTLMEKDSYPRFLKSNIYLNLLNGLQANSLK; encoded by the exons CTGCTTGCCCTCACTTTAAAAAGCAGCAGACACGCTGACAAGCAGACATTCGCCCTGAGCATGATGCGAGCAGCAGCCATCTCCACGCCGAGGTTAGACAAAATGCCAGGCATGTTCTTCTCTGCTCCTGCAAAGGAACTGAAGGGAACTGATCCCTCCCTTCTAGAAGACAAAACGCCAAAGAGGAGGCCTAAGACTTT TGGAATGGACGTGAAAGCGTACCTGAGATCCATGATCCCACATCTGGAATCTGGAATGAAGGCTGCCAAGTCCAAGGACAT ACTCTCTGCTGATGAAGTAATGCAGTGGTCTCAATCTCTGGAAAAACTTCTCACCAACCAGA CTGGCCAAGTTGTTTTTGGACGTTTCCTCAAGTCTGAGTTCAGTGAGGAAAACATGGAGTTCTGGCTGGCTTGCGAAGACTACAAACAAACACAGTCTGACCTTTTGCGTTACAAAGCAGAGAAAATCTATAAAGCTTTTGTGCATTCAGACGCTGCTAAGCAA ATCAATATAGACTTTCGTACTCGAGAATCTACAGCCAAGAAGATGAAAGCTCCAACCCCGACATGTTTTGATGAAGCCCAGAAAGTTGTCTACACTCTGATGGAAAAAGACTCCTATCCCAGGTTCCTCAAATCCAACATATACTTAAATCTTCTGAATGGCCTTCAGGCTAATAGTCTAAAGTGA